In Streptomyces rapamycinicus NRRL 5491, the genomic stretch GGCGGCCGGGCTGCTCTCCCCGCTGGCCACCGTGGTGCTGGTGGTGGTGACCCTGGCGGGCGCGCTGCCGGTGTACCGCAGAGTGGCCGAGGAGAGCCCGCACGGCCAGGGCTCGATCGCGATGCTGGAGCGGCTGCTGACCTTCTGGAAGGGCAAGCTGTTCGTCCTCACCCTGCTGGGCTTCGCGGCCACCGACTTCCTCATCACCATCACCCTCTCCGCCGCCGACGCCACCGCCCACCTGGTGGAGAACCCGCATCTCACCGCGAGCCTGCGCGGCCATGAGGTGGCCGTCACCCTGATCCTGGTGGGAATGCTCGGGGCGGTGTTCCTCAAGGGGTTCACCGAGGCCATCGGGATCGCGGTGGCGCTGGTCGCCGCCTATCTGCTGCTCAACGCCGTCGTGGTGGCGGTCGGGCTGTGGCATGTGTGCACCGCGCCCCATGTGATTCCCGACTGGTCCCAGGCGCTGGTCGCCGAGCGCGGCAGTCCGCTGGTGATGGTCGGCGTGGCGCTGGTGATCTTCCCGAAGCTGGCCCTCGGCCTGTCCGGGTTCGAGACGGGCGTGGCTGTCATGCCGCATATCGAGGGCAAGCCGGGTGACACCGAGGAGCGCCCCGCCGGGCGCGTCCAGGGCGCCCGGAAGCTGCTGACCACCGCCGCGGTGATCATGAGCATCTTCCTCATCACCTCCAGCTTCATCACGACGCTGCTGATCCCGCAGCGGGCGTTCGAACCGGGTGGCGAGGCCAATGGGCGCGCCCTGGCCTATCTCGCCCATGAGTATCTGGGCTCGGCGTTCGGCAGCGTCTATGACGCCTCCACCATCGCCATCCTCTGGTTCGCCGGCGCCTCGGCCATGGCCGGACTGCTCAATCTGATGCCCCGCTATCTGCCGCGCTACGGCATGGCGCCCCACTGGGCGCGCGCGGTCCGTCCCATGGTGCTGGTGTTCATCGCCATCGCGTTCCTGGTGACCTGGCTCTTCAAGGCGGATGTGGACGCCCAGGGCGGCGCCTACGCCACCGGGGTGCTGGTGCTCATCACCTCGGCCGCCATCGCCGTCACCATCGCCGCCCGGCGCGCCCGGCAGCGCGGCTGGACCATCGGCTTCGGTGTCATCTCGCTGATCTTCCTGTACACCACCGCGGTCAACGTCATCGAGCGGCCCGACGGCGTCAAGATCGGCGCCTGTTTCATCGCGGGCATCATGGCCGTATCGCTGCTGTCCCGGGTGGCGAGGGCGTTCGAGCTACGGGTCACCAGCGTGACGTTCGACGCCCTGGCCGAGCGATTCGTCCGTGACACCGCCCACCGCAGGATCCGCTTCATCGCCAACAAACCGGAACGCCGCGACCTGGCCGAATACCGCGAGAAGCAGCACCAGATCCGGGGGGACAACGACATCCCGCCCGAGGACGACATCATCTTCGTCGAGGTCACGGTGGCGGACCCGTCCGAGTTCGAGAGCGAACTGCGGGTGTGCGGCGAGGTGGTGCACGGCCGCTACCGCGTGCTGACCCTGCAGAGCGCCACCATCCCCAACGCGCTGGCGGCGCTGCTGCTGCGGGTGCGGGACCTGACCGGGCAGCGCCCGCATATCTACTTCGAATGGACGGAGGGCCATCCGCTGGCCCACTTTCTGCGCTTCTTCCTCTTCGGCCAGGGAGAGGTCGCCCCCGTCACCCGTGAGGTGCTCCGCGAGGCCGAGCCCGACCGCGGCCGCCGCCCCCACGTCCACGTCGGCTGACCGGATCCCGCCGAGCCGGGGGCGGCGGCCACGTCAGGGCGCCGTCGGGTCTGTCAGGGTGCCACCGGCTCCGGGGCCGGGTCCACGGCGGGCAGGCTGTCCATGAACGAGCTCACCGAGAACACCGCCCGCCCCGGCCCCGGCGGGCCGTATCCGGGCGGCGAGGACAGCCCGAAGTCCTCGAGCGTCGCCCGGTAGCTCTCCAGCAGCCGGATGTGGTACTCCAGCGGGGCGCCCTGCGGATTCTCCTTGCCCAGCGGTGTCGTCGGCTCGGGGCACCAGGTGGTGAACCGGGGCACGACCCCGTGCGACATGAAGAAGCGCAGCCCCTCGGCGGTGGAGTCGATCGCCTCGGACACGGACGCGAAGCCGAGCGGCTGGGCCATCTCCACGCCCGCCACGAAGTTGGGGATCACATTCCGGGCGCCGAACACCTCGGCCGAGTCCAGGATCCGGCGGTGCCACTCGTCCCGGCCGATGTAGCGCTCCTTGCCCGGGCAGTACAGCTCGAACAGCCGCCGGTCCCACACCTCGAAGTTGGGGTGGTAGATCCGCACCCCGTAGTCGTGGAACCGCTGGACGTCTTCCTTGGGCAGCGCCTGCGCCACCACCTTGCCGATCCACCGGCCCGGGAAGCGCTCCTCGATGGCCTTCGCGTACTGCCCGTAGAAGTCGGCCTCGTCACGGCCGCCCACATGCGAGGTGATGGCGCCACCGGTGAGGGTGTACGCCTGCGAGGCGCGGGCGGTGTCATGGCGGTCGATGATCTCCAGCGCCTCCAGCACCTCCTCGACCGGCTTCACCCCGGTGTACGGGCGGCCCGCCGCCTTGTGCTGACGCCAGTTGTGGTTGATGTCGCAGTACTGGCACTCCTCCTTGGCGCCGAAGTACTGGCACACCCGGAAGACCGTCAGATAGACCAGATAGCCCCACTGGATGGTCGGCGCGACCTCCATCACCGACTTGCCGTTCGACAGCGTGTGGCGGTAGTAGTCCGGCATCGGCGGCAGCCCCACATCGGCGATGCGCGCGCCGTCCAGATACAGCCCCAGCGCACCGTCCTCCCCGGCCCGGACCACATACGGCGACTCGGGGTTGACGCGGACGGACACCACGGTGCGGCGGAGCTCGTACGGCCCGCCGGTGAGCACGATCTCCTCGGGCGGCCGGTTGAGGGCCGCGGCCCCCAGCTCCGGCAGGGTGCGGTGGTCGAACGAGAAGATGAAGTACGACTTCGGCTTGACGTCGCCGTCCTCGTTGCCGCTGAGCGCGGACTCGTCGAAGGCCATGCCGCCGCGCAGCAGGTCCTCCTTGAGCACGGCCTCCCGGGGCACCTGGGGGAAACGCCCCATCAGCCCCTCGATCAGCGCGGTTCGTCTCTCACTCGCCATCTGCTGCACCATCCCCCTGGCTCCGTACGGATGTGGTGTGGTCCCCACGCGGGTCTCTGTGCCGCTGAACACCATAGATCAGGACGGATGTTCGGCTCCAGGGCAGCCGCCCCGAGCCCGTGCCGTGTCCGCCCCGAGTCCTCCGACGGGCGCTTCGGGACCGGCCGACCTACGGTGGAGGGGCCATGGCTGTCAACCGGCTCGGCATGGTCGTCCACCAGGCCCGCCCCACCGCCGTCGCGGCGGCCCGCACCGCCCGCGCATGGGCCGCTGCCCATGGCATCTCCTGCTTCGAGCTGGACGTCTGGCGCGGTGACCGGCCCCGGCGCAGCGCCCAGGAGGAGTCGGAGGCGGCCGGCCACCCCGATCTGATCGTCACCTTCGGCGGCGACGGCACCTTTCTGCGCGGTGCCCGGCTCGCCGCCAGGAACGGGGCCGCGGCACTGGGGGTGAACGTGGGGCGGGTCGGCTTCCTCACCGAGATCAGCGTCGACCAGGTGGAGGACGCGCTGAACGCCGTCCACGACGGCCGGGCCACGATCGAGGAGCGCATGCTGCTCACCCTGCGGGCGTCCCGGCCGCTGGAGATGCCCGAGGGCATGGAGGCGCTGCTGCGGTACGGGCGGGGCCCCGTGCCGCCCCCGCCCAAGGTCCGCCCCGGCCGCGGCGGCCCCGAGGAAGCGGGGTGGGGCGTTCCGCTGGATGTCAACGCCGTCAACGACGTGGTCTTCGAAAAGCTCGCCCGCGATCGCCAGGCCGGTCTCGGCGTGTACGTGTCCGCGCAACTGCTCGCCTCGTACTCGGCCGACGCGATCATCGTGGCCACCCCGACCGGCTCCACCGCCTACAGCTTCGCCGCCGGCGGGCCGGTGGTCTCCCCGTACCTGGACGCGGTGGTCTTCACCCCGGTCGCCCCGCATATCGCCTTCGACCGCACGGTGGTGGCCGCGGTGGACGAACCCGTCGCCGTACGGGTGCTGCCGACCTCGGGGCGGGTGGCGGTCAGCCTCGACGGGCAGCTGCGCGGGGTGCTGAATCCGGGCGACTGGGTGGCGGCCTACCGGGCACCGGTCCGGCTGCGGCTGGTACGGCTCGCGCCGACGCAGTTCTACCACCGGCTGCGGGACCGCTTCCGGCTGGCCGACTCGCCCGCCGCCGACGCGGCCCCGCCGTTCTACCGCCCCAGCTCCCCGATCCCGCCGGACCTGGCGCATCTGCGGCTGCCCCCGGTGCCCGACGACCCACCGGAGCCGGGGCCGGACGGCCCACGCTGAAGATGCGGGGCGCACACCCCGATGCCAGGCTGAGGGGTGTGACAGCTCACGCGTTTCACAGCGACTTCGCGCTGCGTGTCAACGGTGCCGACCGCCCCCTCACCCTCGACCACCGGGTGACCCTGCTGGACGCCCTCCGCGAACACCTGGCGCTGACCGGGGTCAAGAAGGGGTGCGACCACGGGCAGTGCGGGGCCTGCACCGTCCTGATCGACGGGGAGCGCGTCAACAGCTGCCTGGTGTTCGCCGTGGCCGCCCAGGGCCGGGACATCACCACCATCGAGGGCGTGGCCGGGCTCGCCGCCCCCGAGGAACTCCACCCGCTGCAACGGGCGTTCCTGGACCACGACGGCTTCCAGTGCGGCTACTGCACACCCGGCCAGATCTGTTCCGCCATCGGCGCGCTCACCGAGGCCGCGCGCGGCTGGCCCAGCCATGTGACGGCGGACATGGCGGCCGGGGTCGGCGCGCCGGATGAGCTGGACGCCGATGAGATCCGGGAGCGGATGAGCGGCAACCTGTGCCGCTGCGGGGCGTACCCCGGCATCGTGGCCGCCATCCGCGAGGTCGCCGGGGCCGACGGCGGCGGGGCGCCCGCCCGCGCCGGTGCGGCGGGAGGGGCGCGATGAAGCCCTTCGGCTACGAGCGCGCCACCGATCCCCAGGCCGCCGTCGCGCTCGTGGCCGACTCCACCGAGGCGGTGTACCTGGCCGGCGGCACCAATCTGGTGGACCTGATGAAGCTCGGGGTGACCGAGCCCGCCCTGCTCGTCGACATCACCGGGCTCCCGTACGACTCCGTCGAGCACCGCCCGGACGGCGGTGTGCTCATCGGCGCGCTGGTCCCGGGCAGCCGCCTCGCCGGGGACCCCGGCATCCGCGAGCGGTTCCCTGCGTTGGCCGAAGCGCTGCTGTCGGGGGCCTCCGGGCAGCTGAGGACCGTGGCCACCACAGGTGGCAATCTGCTCCAGCGCACCCGCTGTGTGTACTTCCAGGACGTGACCAAACCCTGCAACAAGCGGCGGCCGGAGACCGGCTGTTCGGCCGTCCAGGGCCTCCACCGCGACCTGGCCGTGCTCGGCACCTCCGACTTCTGCGTGGCCGGCCACCCCTCGGACATGGCGGTGGCGATGGCCGCGCTCGACGCGGTCGTCCATCTGCGGCGGGTGAACGGCAGCCCCCGTACGGTGCCGCTCAACGACTTCTATCTGCTGCCCGGTGACACCCCGCACCGCGAGACGGTGCTGCAGCCCGGCGACCTGATCACCGGCGTCGAGCTGCCACCGCCGCCCGGGGGCGCCGCCATGTCCTACCGCAAGGTCCGCGACCGCTGGTCCTACGCGTTCGCGCTGGTGTCGGTGGCCGCCGTCGTGGCCACCGAGGACGACGGCACACTGCGGGAGATCCGGCTGGGGCTCGGCGGAGTGGGCAGCCGCCCCTGGCGGGCCCGCGAGGCCGAGCGGCTGCTGACCGGGCGGCAGCCGACCGAGGAGCGCCTGCGGGAGGCGGCCCGGGCCGAGTTCGCCTCGGCGCGCCCGCTGCCGCAGAACGCGTTCAAGATCGACCTCGCCGTGGACGTCATCGCCGCGGCCGTGCGCGACCTGGCGGGAGGGCAGCGGCGATGACCACGCTCCAGCGGACCGTGGGCGCGGAGGTGACCCGCGTCGAAGGGCGCGAGAAGGTCACCGGTGCCGCGCTCTACGCGTACGAGTACCCGGTGCCGGACGCCCTGTACGCGTGGCCGGTGCAGTCCACCGTCCCGCGCGGCACGGTGCGCGCCGTCGACACCGTCGCGGCGCTGTCCCTGCCGGGCGTGGTCGCCGTGCTCGACAGCCGTAACGTGGCCCGGCTGCGCCCGACCGACACCCCCGAACTCGCCGTTCTGCAGTCCCCGGAGGTGGCGTACCGCGGGCAGATCGTGGCGGCCGTGGTGGCGGACACCTTCGAGACGGCCCGTCAGGCGGCGGCCGCCGTACGGGTCGAGTACGACGTGGAAGACCACGACGCCGAGCTGATCGACGGCGATCCGCGCGTCTTCGTCCCCGAGACGGTCAACGGCGGCTACCCGGGGCATACGGAGACCGGCGATGTGGAGGCCGCCCTCGACACGGCGCCAGTCGTCCTCGACGCCACGTACACCACACCCCCCGAGCACACCGCCACGATGGAACCGCATGCCACCATCGCCGTCTGGGACGGCGACACGCTCACCCTCTACAACGGCGACCAGGGCCCCTGGATGACGGCCGCCAGGGTGGCCGAGCTGTTCGGCCTGCCCGAGGGCGCCGTCCGGATCGTCGCCGACCACACCGGCGGCGGCTTCGGCTCCAAGGCGATTCCCCGCCCGCCCACGGTGCTCGCCGCGCTGGCCGCCCGCGCCGTGGGCCGCCCGGTCAAGGTGGCGGCCACCCGGCAGCAGATGTTCACCATGGTCTCGTACCGCACGCCCACCCTCCAGCGCATCCGGCTCGGCGCCGAACGGGACGGCGGGCTCACCGCCATCTGGCACGACGCGCTCCAGCAGAGCTCGACGCTCTCCCCGTACTGCGAGCAGACGGTCACCTGCACCCGCGTCATGTACGCCGCGCCCCACCGCCGGACCACCCACCGCCTGGCGCAGCTGGATGTGCCGACGCCCTCGTGGATGCGGGCCCCCGGCGAGGCGCCCGGGATGTTCGCGCTGGAGAGCGCGATGGACGAGCTGGCCGTGGCGCTGGGCATGGACCCCATCGAGCTGCGGGTGGCCAACGAGCCGTCCGTGGACCCCGGCACCGGCCATCCCTTCAGCAGCCGCAATCTGGTGGCCTGTCTGCGGGAGGGCGCCGCGCGCTTCGGCTGGGCCGGCCGCGACCCCGCGCCGGGGGCCCGCAGGGAGGGGCACTGGCTGCTCGGCACCGGAGTGGCGGCGTGCAACTATCCCGCCCTCACCTGGCCCTCCACCGCGACCGCCCGCGCCGAGCCCGGCGGAGGCCTCACCGTACGGATCGCCGCGGCCGACATCGGCACCGGCGCCCGCACCGCGCTGACCCAGGTGGCGGCGGACGAGCTCGGTGTGGGGATCGACCGGGTCACCCTCGACATCGGCCGCAGCGCCTACGGCCAGGCACCGTGGGCGGGCGGCTCGATGGGCCTCAGCTCCTGGGGCTGGGCGGTGTCCAAGGCGTGCCGGGCGCTGACCAAGCGGCTCGACGAGGTCTCCGGCGCGGTCCCGCCCGGCGGTCTCGAGGAGCGGGCGGACACCGCCGAGGACGTCGAGGCGCGCCGGGCGTTCTCGCGCCACGCCTACGGCGCCCAGTTCGCGGAGGTACGGGTGGACTCCGTCACCGGCCAGGTGCGGGTCGACCGGCTGCTGGGGATGTTCGCCGCCGGACGCGTCATCAATCCCCGGACGGCGGGCTCGCAGCTGCGCGGCGGCATGTGCATGGGGCTGTCGATGGCGCTGCACGAAAACCTGGAGCCGGACCCGCGGTTCGGCGACTTCGCCAACCACGACCTCGCCACGTATCACATCGCGGCCAACGCGGATGTGCGCGATGTCCAGGCGCACTGGCTCGAGGAGAACGACGACGAGCTCAACCCGATGGGCAGCAAGGGTATCGGGGAGCTGGGCATCGTCGGCACGGCGGCGGCGATCGCCAACGCGGTGTACCACGCCACGGGGGTGCGGGTCCGCGATCTGCCGATCACGGTGGAGCGGGTGCGCGCGGGGCTCTCCGCGAGCCGGCCCGCCGGGTTCTCCGCCGGGCCGTCCGCCCGCTGAGGCCGCCCGGCCCGGCGCGGCTCCCGGGGTGTCCCGCGGTGACGGCGCGGGACACCCGGTCGCGTGGGATCAGCCGTTGTCGGCTGCCCCACCGGCGCCGTCCGCGCCCGCGCCGTCCCCGGCGGCCCCGGAGCCGTCAGCAGCGTCGCCGCCCGCCGCGCCAGCGTCGTCCGCCGCGCCGCCGCCTCCGGCCGCGCCGCCGTCCCCGATCTGCGCACCGACCGCCTCCAGCGCGGTCGTCACCGGCTGGAAGAAGGTCTCCCCGCCGGAGGTGCAGTCACCGCTGCCGCCGGAGGTCAGGCCGATGGCCTGGCCGTCCGCGCTGAACAGCGGGCCGCCGCTGTCGCCGGGCTCCGCGCAGACATCGGTCTGGATGAGCCCGCTGACCGTGCCCTCGGGGTAGTTGACCGTCGCGTCGAGACCGGTGACCGAGCCGTCGTTCAGCCCGGTGGTGCTGCCCATGCGCTGCACCTGCTGGCCCACCGTGGCCTCGCCCGCCGCGGTGATGTCCACGGTCTGGTCGCCGGTGTTCACCGTGCTGGGGGCCTCGGTGTTGGCGTCGTCGTAGGTGACCAGCGCGAAGTCCCCGTCACCCGGGAAGGTGGCGTCCTGCACGGTGCCGATCGCCGCGCCGTTCTGGGAGTCCGACCACTGCTCGGCGGCCACGCCGCAGTGACCGGCGGTGAGGAACGCCGGGGCGCCGCTGTCCGTGGTGACGTTGAAGCCGAGCGAGCAGCGCGCGCCGCCGCCGAAGATGGCGTCGCCGCCCGCGACGAAGGGCTTGAACTCGCCCGTGGACTTCTTCAGGGTGGCCATGCCGTCGCCCAGCGACTTCACGGTGGACTCGAGGGTGTCCCACTTCGCCCCGGTGACCGTGGAGTCCGCGGTGACCCGCAGCTCGTTGGTCTTGGGGTCCACCGACCAGGAGGTGCCCGGGATGGTCGCCTTGGTCTTGAGGGTCTTCGCGGCGGTCTGCAGCGCCTTGGTGCTGTTGTCGACCTTTCTGGCCACCGCCCCGGCGCTCTTGACCTGGACGTTCACATTGTTGTTGTCGCCGACGACATTGACGATGACCTGCTGCTTGTCCTTGTCGTAGTAGGCCCCGCCGAACGCCTCGCCCAGCTGCGACGCGAGCTCCGCGGCGATGTCCGCCGCCGACGCGGCGTCCACCTTCTTGGGCTGGGCCGCCTCGGCCTTGTCGTCCTGTGAGGCGTTGGCGTTGGGCAGGATGATCGCGGCTGCCGCCACGGCGGCGGCCCCGGCCCCCGCGAACACGATCTTTCGCTTGGGTACCCGTTTGTGGCTCAACTCATGACCTCCTGTTGGGGGGTTACGGGATCCGCTCATCCGCGACGAGCACGACCCGGCAGTGGATACGGGCGGGGCACGAGTTGCGTTCAGAGTGATTTAGGAGATCTTTACGGGGCCGCCCCCAGCAGCCCGGTCCCCGGCGGCCCCTGCGCGCTGACCGGGGCGGCGATCAGCTCGCGCCACTCGGACGCCCGGTGGCAGGCGGCCGTGCGCCCCCTGCCCACCGGGGCGGGTACGGGCCCGGTGCGGCAGGCGTCGGTGACGAACGGGCAGCGGTGGGCGAAGACACAGCCCTCCCGCGCCGTCCAGACGGGCGGTCCGGCCGACGGGCGCAGCGCCGCCGCGCCCGGCCCCTCCTCGGCGCGTACGCTCGGCGCGGAGGCGAGGAGCAGCGCGGTGTACGGATGCAGGGGCCGGCCGAACACCTCCCGTACGGGGCCCTGTTCCACCGCCCGGCCGCGGTAGAGCACCGCCACCCGGTCGGCGATGCCCGCCAGCGAGCTGAGGTCGTGCGAGATGACCACGACGGCCATGCCGCGCTCGGTGCGCAGCCGGTCCAGCAGCCGCAGCACCCGGTTGCGGTTGGAGGCGTCCAGGGCGCTCACCGGCTCATCGGCGATCAGCAGCCGGGGCCGGGTGACGATCGCCCGCGCGAGCAGCACCCGCTGGCGCTGACCACCCGAGATCGATCCCGGCAGCCGATCGCCGAGCCGCGCCGCGTCCAGGCCCACCGTCTCCAGCGCCTCGGCCACGCGGGCGGCGATGTCCGTGTCGCCGAGGTCCCGCGCCACATCGAGCGGCTCGGCCACGGCCCGCCGGACCGTCAGCTCCGGGTCCAGTGCCCGCAGCGGATCCTGGAACGCGTAACTCAGCTGCCCCGAACGGCGGAACGCGCGCAGCCCCCGCCCCCGCAGCCCGGAGATCTCGCGCCCGTCGAAGACCACCCGCCCCGAGCGCGGAGGGACCAGCCCCACGGCCGTACGGGCCAGTGTGGTCTTGCCGGATCCGGTCTCCCCGATGACCCCGACGATCTCCCCCTCGCCCACGGACAGTTCCACGCCATCGAGCACCGGCCGGGCACCCCGCCGGCCGAAGGCCACGGTCAGCCCGGAGAGCTCCAGCAGCCCGCTCATACCGCCACCCCCTGAGTGGAGCGCCCACCGGCCCGCGACAGATCGAGTTCCTCGCCGCGGACACACCGCACCCGCCGTCCGTCGGCGGTCTCCCGCAGCGGCACCGGACCGCTGAGGCATTCGGGCGCGGCGAACGCGCAGCGGTCCGCGAACCGGCAGCCCGGCAGCCGCGCGCCCACCTCGGGCGGCGCGCCGGGGATCACCTCCAGCTCGCGCCGCTCCCAGTCGCCGACCGTGGCCACGCGCAACAGCGCCTCGGTGTACGGATGCAGGGGATCGTTCAGCACCCGCTCGGCCGGGCCGTCCTCGACCAACTCCCCGGCGTAGGCCACCAGAACGCGGTCGCACACCTCGGCGATCACCGCCAGGTCATGGCTGACCAGCAGCAGCGCCAGATCCTGCTCGGCGCGCATCCGGGCCAGCAGCTCCAGGACCTCGGCCTGGACCACCACATCCAGCGCGGTGGTCGCCTCGTCCGCCACCAGCAGATCCGGTGCGCAGGCGACCGCCACGGCGATCAGCACACGCTGCAGCATTCCGCCGGACAGCTCGTGCGGATGGCGCCGGGCCACCTCGGCCGGGTCGTGCAGCCCGACCGCGGCGAACAGCTCGACGGCCCGCGCATCGGCCCGCGCCCGGTCAAGGCCCAGCTTCACCCGCAGCACTTCGGTCAATTGACGCCCCACGGTCAGCGAGGGGTTGAGATACGAGGCGGGGTCCTGGAACACTGCGCCTACCCGGGTGCCCCGTACGCGGTCCCACTCCCGGCGGGACAGCCCGGTCAGCGTCTCACCGGCCAGCGTGATCTCGCCCTCGGACACCGCACAGCCCGCGGGCAGCAGCCCGAGCACCGACCGGCAGATGAGGGTCTTGCCGCTGCCGGACTCGCCGACCAGGCCGACGGCCTCACCGCGGCCCACGGTGAACGACACATCGCGTACGGCCGTCAGTCGCCCGGACAAGACGGTGACGCCGAGCCCCTGGACCGACAGCGCGGCCGACGGGTCAGTGGGCGCGCCGGGTGTGGCGGGGTCAGACGACGGGGAGTGCGGCATCGGCCCGCTCCTTGGTGGTGTCGGGGGATTCGGCGGCCGCGGCGGGGGAGCCGGTGGCCGGGTCAGGAGCGCCGCCGGGCAGCAACTCGTCCGCCCCGGCGTCACGTACGGCGTCGGCGAGCAGATTGAGCGCACCGGCGGTGATGACGATCAGCGCGGCCGGGAACACCGGCGCCCAGATCTGCTGGGTGAGGAAGCCCAGATCGGTGGCGAGCATGCCGCCCCAGGTGGCGGCGGGCGGCTGCACACCGACCCCGAGGAAGGTCAGCGAGGAGACCACCAGCAGACAGGTGGCCAGCGCGTGGGCGGCCGTGACGATGACCGTCGGCAGGACCTTGCTCCAGATATGGGTGCGCAGCACCCGCCCCACCGAGGCGCCGAACAGCTCGGCCGACTCCACGTACTGGGCGTGCCGCAGGCTCAGGGCGGCGGCGCGGGTCATCCGGAAGAACAGCGGGGCGTAGAGCACCCCGAGCGCCAGCATGGCCTGGTGCATCCCGTTGCCCAGCGCGCCCACCACCGCGATGGCGAACACGGTGAACGGCAGCGTCATCAGCGCGTCGACGGCGCGCTGCGCGAGCCACTCGCCCACCCGCCCCATCCACAGCGAGGCCAGCCCGGTCGGCACCCCGACCGCCATCGCGGCGGCCACCGCCTCCACGGCGCCCGCCACCGAGCGGCCACTGCCCTCCAGCAGCCGGCTGAGCACATCGCGGCCCAGGTAGTCGGTGCCCAGAAGATGGCCGGGGCCGGGCCCGCGCAGCATGTTCCGGGGGTTCTGGGCCA encodes the following:
- a CDS encoding ABC transporter ATP-binding protein, which gives rise to MPHSPSSDPATPGAPTDPSAALSVQGLGVTVLSGRLTAVRDVSFTVGRGEAVGLVGESGSGKTLICRSVLGLLPAGCAVSEGEITLAGETLTGLSRREWDRVRGTRVGAVFQDPASYLNPSLTVGRQLTEVLRVKLGLDRARADARAVELFAAVGLHDPAEVARRHPHELSGGMLQRVLIAVAVACAPDLLVADEATTALDVVVQAEVLELLARMRAEQDLALLLVSHDLAVIAEVCDRVLVAYAGELVEDGPAERVLNDPLHPYTEALLRVATVGDWERRELEVIPGAPPEVGARLPGCRFADRCAFAAPECLSGPVPLRETADGRRVRCVRGEELDLSRAGGRSTQGVAV
- a CDS encoding ABC transporter permease, producing MRTLRRAWRPASAKVALLVLLAIALLAVFGGWLAPHDPLAQNPRNMLRGPGPGHLLGTDYLGRDVLSRLLEGSGRSVAGAVEAVAAAMAVGVPTGLASLWMGRVGEWLAQRAVDALMTLPFTVFAIAVVGALGNGMHQAMLALGVLYAPLFFRMTRAAALSLRHAQYVESAELFGASVGRVLRTHIWSKVLPTVIVTAAHALATCLLVVSSLTFLGVGVQPPAATWGGMLATDLGFLTQQIWAPVFPAALIVITAGALNLLADAVRDAGADELLPGGAPDPATGSPAAAAESPDTTKERADAALPVV
- a CDS encoding ABC transporter ATP-binding protein, translating into MSGLLELSGLTVAFGRRGARPVLDGVELSVGEGEIVGVIGETGSGKTTLARTAVGLVPPRSGRVVFDGREISGLRGRGLRAFRRSGQLSYAFQDPLRALDPELTVRRAVAEPLDVARDLGDTDIAARVAEALETVGLDAARLGDRLPGSISGGQRQRVLLARAIVTRPRLLIADEPVSALDASNRNRVLRLLDRLRTERGMAVVVISHDLSSLAGIADRVAVLYRGRAVEQGPVREVFGRPLHPYTALLLASAPSVRAEEGPGAAALRPSAGPPVWTAREGCVFAHRCPFVTDACRTGPVPAPVGRGRTAACHRASEWRELIAAPVSAQGPPGTGLLGAAP